AAACGCGCCCTGGTGCGCCCGGTGGTGGAGCGCCTGAAAGTGCGCTTTCCCCTGACCGTCGCCCGTCTGGACGGTCTGGATGCCCATGACTGGGAAGTCATCGGCGTGGCGACCATCAGCAACGATTACGGCTGGGTCAAGGAAACCTTGAAAATGGCTGCCGACTATGTGGCCAGCGAGGGGCCATACCGCGTCACCTCTGAAGA
This genomic interval from Deinococcus humi contains the following:
- a CDS encoding DUF503 domain-containing protein; amino-acid sequence: MALGYVGVLTMRLEMPWVGNLKEKRALVRPVVERLKVRFPLTVARLDGLDAHDWEVIGVATISNDYGWVKETLKMAADYVASEGPYRVTSEETEITMIGEGDLDEDELED